The Populus alba chromosome 6, ASM523922v2, whole genome shotgun sequence genome contains a region encoding:
- the LOC118053418 gene encoding prefoldin subunit 1, translating to MADEANRTAFLELQGRMIETTSKFKQVQNQIRTKEGEKKRAFLTLEELRQVPDDTNTYKSIGRTFVLEPKSVLMSEQEQKLKDSETAISSLQTSKEYLEKHMSEVENNLRELLQQDPALARQIMSMSVM from the exons ATGGCAGACGAAGCCAACAGAACT GCTTTCTTAGAGCTTCAAGGTCGCATGATTGAGACCACTTCTAAATTCAAGCAg GTCCAGAACCAGATACGAACCAAGGAGGGAGAAAAGAAGCGTGCTTTCTTAACCTTGGAAGAGCTGCGGCAAGTTCCTGATGATACAAATACATACAAATCTATAG GGAGAAC GTTTGTTTTGGAGCCAAAGTCAGTATTGATGAGTGAACAGGAGCAGAAACTCAAGGATAGCGAGACTGCAATATCCTCACTACAG ACATCAAAGGAATACTTGGAAAAGCATATGTCAGAGGTTGAGAACAACCTGAGGGAACTTTTGCAGCAAGATCCAGCTCTTGCTCGTCAGATAATGTCCATGAGTGTAATGTAA